A genomic region of Roseofilum casamattae BLCC-M143 contains the following coding sequences:
- the ubiE gene encoding bifunctional demethylmenaquinone methyltransferase/2-methoxy-6-polyprenyl-1,4-benzoquinol methylase UbiE has protein sequence MSNPSVKQIFDRIAPVYDQFNDWLSWGQHRIWKQMTVQWSYAKPGAVAIDLCCGSGDLTRTLARQVGKTGTVYGVDFCPNLLAIAKTYYSWTPIHWIEADVLQLPFGDRTFDAATMGYGLRNVRDIPQCLQEIHRILKPGATIAILDFHHPTNPLIQQFQQWYLDGIVVPYAQHQGLTEEYAYIMPSLARFPAGPEQVSLATKAGFDCAVHYPIVGGMMGVLVATKSVNS, from the coding sequence ATGTCTAACCCGAGCGTCAAACAAATCTTCGATCGCATTGCCCCAGTCTACGACCAATTTAACGATTGGCTCAGTTGGGGACAACATCGAATTTGGAAACAAATGACCGTGCAGTGGAGTTATGCGAAACCGGGCGCCGTCGCGATCGATCTCTGTTGTGGAAGCGGCGATCTTACGCGAACCTTGGCTCGTCAGGTAGGAAAGACGGGAACGGTTTACGGCGTTGACTTTTGTCCCAATCTCTTGGCGATCGCCAAAACCTACTATAGCTGGACTCCTATTCATTGGATAGAAGCAGACGTATTGCAGCTTCCTTTTGGCGATCGTACCTTTGATGCGGCCACCATGGGATACGGACTGCGGAATGTGAGAGATATTCCCCAATGCTTGCAAGAGATCCACCGCATTCTCAAACCGGGAGCAACCATTGCCATCCTCGACTTTCACCATCCGACTAATCCCCTCATCCAACAGTTTCAACAATGGTATCTCGATGGGATAGTCGTTCCCTACGCGCAACATCAAGGACTAACGGAAGAATATGCTTATATTATGCCCAGTTTAGCTCGATTCCCCGCCGGCCCGGAACAGGTAAGCCTGGCAACCAAAGCTGGGTTCGATTGTGCCGTCCATTATCCTATTGTAGGAGGTATGATGGGAGTATTGGTCGCTACCAAATCCGTTAATTCCTAA